In one window of Posidoniimonas corsicana DNA:
- a CDS encoding VWA domain-containing protein, whose translation MGNTTESTTTDPRARRRRGVIVVLAATMMIVFMATVAFSLDVSYMQLCKAKLRAATDAAARAAGEGLSRQQDIEYARQQAKDIAQLNHVAGAPLLLDDPDIIFGRSSQQANGAWAFTPEGSPVNAVRVFGRRTRDSLSGSVPIFFGRVFNVFDFEPIQAATVVRLDRDICLVVDRSSSMKLYLDDTSPTMSTRDSRFCQTPNMSQSRWGALSVAVQRFIDALEQTPQTEHVGLVSYGSNPIGGYCGYWSQADIDAPISEDHTVVTAGMQSISGKSFNGMTNIAAGILKGVDVLTSGNARPYAAKTMVLMSDGAYTEGVQPRQVAPQAAEQDIIIHTITFGEANPDEMQAIADATDGNHYIAPNAQRLQEIFEEIALTLPVVFTD comes from the coding sequence ATGGGCAACACGACAGAGTCGACAACAACCGACCCCCGGGCCCGCCGCCGCCGGGGCGTCATCGTAGTGCTCGCGGCCACGATGATGATCGTCTTCATGGCGACGGTCGCCTTCTCGCTGGACGTGTCGTACATGCAGCTCTGCAAGGCCAAGCTGCGCGCCGCCACCGACGCCGCCGCCCGCGCCGCGGGCGAGGGGCTGTCCCGCCAGCAGGACATCGAGTACGCCCGGCAGCAGGCCAAGGACATCGCGCAGCTGAACCACGTGGCCGGCGCGCCGCTGCTGCTGGACGACCCCGACATCATCTTCGGCCGGTCCTCGCAGCAGGCCAACGGCGCGTGGGCGTTCACGCCCGAAGGGTCGCCGGTGAACGCGGTCCGCGTGTTTGGCCGCCGCACCCGGGACTCGCTGTCCGGCAGCGTGCCGATCTTCTTCGGGCGGGTGTTCAACGTGTTCGACTTCGAGCCGATCCAGGCCGCCACGGTCGTGCGGCTGGACCGCGACATCTGCCTGGTGGTTGACCGCTCCAGTTCGATGAAGCTCTACCTGGACGACACTTCGCCGACGATGTCGACCCGCGACTCGCGCTTCTGCCAGACGCCCAACATGTCGCAGAGCCGGTGGGGCGCGTTGTCGGTAGCGGTGCAGCGGTTCATTGACGCGTTGGAGCAGACGCCCCAGACGGAGCACGTCGGGCTGGTGTCCTACGGCAGCAACCCCATTGGCGGCTACTGCGGCTACTGGAGCCAGGCCGACATCGACGCGCCCATCAGCGAGGACCACACGGTCGTCACCGCCGGCATGCAGTCGATCTCCGGCAAATCGTTCAACGGCATGACCAACATCGCCGCCGGCATCCTCAAGGGGGTCGACGTGCTCACCTCCGGCAACGCCCGGCCCTACGCGGCCAAGACGATGGTGCTGATGAGCGACGGCGCCTACACCGAAGGCGTACAGCCGCGTCAGGTGGCGCCGCAGGCGGCCGAGCAGGACATCATCATCCACACCATCACCTTCGGCGAGGCCAACCCCGACGAGATGCAGGCCATCGCCGACGCGACCGACGGCAACCACTACATCGCCCCGAACGCCCAGCGGCTGCAGGAGATCTTCGAGGAGATCGCCCTGACGCTGCCGGTCGTCTTCACCGACTAG
- a CDS encoding TadE/TadG family type IV pilus assembly protein, whose product MQSRARRRSRQGAAIVEFAFCAPVLFMIFFASLEFSRVNMIRQSVENAVYEGSRRGIVPGATADDCRQAAQWVLDTVFAVGAQIDVAPAVIDDDTDDVTVSVTVPLNSNSWVTPLFFENKSVSGSMTLRRERFSNPNTVD is encoded by the coding sequence ATGCAGAGTCGAGCACGCCGGCGCAGCCGGCAGGGCGCCGCGATTGTCGAGTTCGCGTTCTGCGCGCCGGTGCTGTTTATGATCTTCTTCGCGTCGCTGGAGTTCTCGCGGGTGAACATGATCCGCCAGAGCGTTGAGAACGCCGTGTACGAGGGGAGCCGCCGCGGCATCGTGCCCGGCGCCACCGCCGACGACTGCCGCCAGGCGGCGCAGTGGGTGCTCGACACGGTGTTCGCGGTGGGCGCCCAGATCGACGTCGCCCCGGCGGTCATCGACGACGACACCGACGACGTCACGGTGTCGGTCACGGTGCCGCTGAACAGCAACAGCTGGGTCACGCCGCTGTTCTTCGAGAACAAGAGCGTGTCCGGCTCGATGACCCTCCGCCGCGAGCGGTTCAGCAACCCCAACACGGTGGACTAG
- a CDS encoding TadE/TadG family type IV pilus assembly protein → MARTPGHPRPPRHGAAVAELAICLPLLAMLVLASIEACTMMFLNHSLTIASYEAVRVAINYDSTNADVHDRCTEIITDRAVAGASVNINRANVMTTPKGTPITVTVSAPCDANALLPPWFYGGQTMTASTTMVKE, encoded by the coding sequence ATGGCCCGCACGCCAGGACATCCGCGCCCACCCCGCCACGGCGCCGCCGTCGCGGAACTGGCCATCTGCCTCCCGCTGCTGGCGATGCTGGTGCTCGCCTCGATCGAGGCCTGCACCATGATGTTCCTGAACCACAGCCTGACAATCGCCAGCTACGAGGCGGTGCGCGTGGCGATCAACTACGACAGCACCAACGCCGACGTCCACGACCGCTGCACCGAGATCATCACCGATAGGGCGGTGGCCGGCGCGAGCGTGAACATCAACCGGGCCAACGTCATGACCACGCCCAAGGGCACGCCCATCACCGTCACGGTGTCGGCGCCGTGCGACGCCAACGCGTTGCTGCCGCCCTGGTTCTACGGCGGGCAGACGATGACCGCGAGCACCACCATGGTTAAGGAGTGA